A genomic region of Salvelinus namaycush isolate Seneca chromosome 7, SaNama_1.0, whole genome shotgun sequence contains the following coding sequences:
- the si:ch211-37e10.2 gene encoding uncharacterized protein si:ch211-37e10.2, with amino-acid sequence MAFSRAVLLLLVYSLSLHDTVRGVAEICRGTHCHGGETGDPRPCVGAHCLGGRSSRPPRQYNPTTQGRSGQTVHSQHHVYHSSQSRGDTTDTYVVQPQRGRHSDSARESARMQTYDVFGSGCTGADCVTPQKQLQAFNDTRDCKGIECKLPLRIRPKPRPKDCVGEGCLADDAAASSQPSPVHMPDRAAQFLGEFPEFGYPASELGSAPLGVQLTCDIKPGENEVPSEDALILHLQLAKGQEKLVEALQAQQTIIRDLQQKLAEQQGALLAQQREILEQQRRMYQQMDVVKAQYGLLSDTVKQVSFQGLQGELQSYFESHLAGLQSQARSHLQKSYAVRKDMHMDVDAKLMDVVGEAHLPHPLLGCGAPCGPEDYCDFQREPPQCEKCTMCPPGFFLVSQCSPNADRICQDRDECLELPNLCEQGVKCLNTPGGFRCLGMSEREAAAGVCGHDYFYNQELPECQACSDCNGEPIAIPCTPTSDSVCGPFTDNLMSQSWGATVTLPPARAPGSHIFPGLQLNVQSKEASDLLSNHAGRLSFQQHGLMWLDHNFALKHNCRNFLQVGMRLNSSQEEEGHDLSGVRIEQPDGKYFQGVSVSGSAEVEPNHMLTLFLKSPNQHCNQSKDLHVYELNGPSFSMLWLSHDTGAVAMTAQMSMSAHYQTNYRPTFRITSVSDPYMVGLTHDSRGVRFTESGVVKFVLQQALYSMGHTCIREGFSLVAYANRNGTNQELMQAFKSGVNYRDTSITLSGAVRVDSGHSLSFEILSPSQCNIRYFGDSTGISILSLIWIPSAVSSALTATVSRTGLPSGVVRNKALLFQQVSPESDQVRLARSGEPNAQKNFVFRGDGTANVALNLKLIHSCNVVKLTLHRQGGSGEGGQATPVAQQMSGHMPEGSEWANVGLRASFQVQNGTAIYVTLDCVRGRVNQITHKGGTNISILWVAL; translated from the exons ATGGCATTCTCCAGAGCAGTGCTGTTGTTATTGGTGTACTCGTTATCACTACATGACACAGTAAGAGGTGTCGCAGAGATATGCCGGGGGACGCACTGCCACGGTGGCGAGACTGGGGATCCCAGACCCTGCGTCGGAGCCCACTGCCTGGGGGGTAGATCATCCAGACCACCGCGGCAATATAATCCAACAACACAGGGCAGATCGGGACAGACAGTCCACAGCCAGCATCATGTGTACCACAGCTCTCAGTCAAGAGGAGACACCACAGACACGTATGTTGTTCAACCACAGCGCGGTAGGCACAGTGACAGCGCTAGGGAAAGCGCAAGGATGCAAACGTATGACGTTTTCGGTTCAGGATGTACTGGAGCGGATTGCGTTACTCCTCAGAAACAGCTCCAGGCTTTTAACGACACCAGAGACTGTAAAGGGATCGAATGTAAATTACCACTAAGGATACGGCCGAAGCCCCGTCCAAAGGATTGTGTGGGAGAAGGCTGTCTGGCTGATGATGCCGCAGCTTCCAGCCAGCCTTCCCCTGTCCATATGCCGGACAGAGCTGCTCAGTTTCTGGGAGAATTTCCAGAGTTTGGATATCCTGCATCTGAACTTGGCAGTGCGCCTTTGGGAGTGCAGCTCACATGTGACATTAAACCAG GGGAGAACGAGGTGCCTTCAGAGGATGCCCTCATCTTACACCTCCAACTGGCTAAGGGGCAGGAGAAGCTGGTAGAGGCCCTTCAGGCTCAGCAGACGATCATCCGCGACCTGCAGCAAAAGCTAGCCGAACAGCAGGGGGCACTGTTGGCCCAGCAGCGGGAGATCCTGGAGCAGCAGCGGCGCATGTACCAGCAGATGGACGTGGTCAAGGCACAGTACGGCCTGCTCTCTGACACCGTCAAACAGGTGTCCTTCCAAGGCCTCCAAGGGGAGCTCCAGAGCTACTTCGAGAGCCACCTGGCAGGCCTCCAGAGCCAGGCTCGGAGCCACCTGCAGAAGTCCTATGCCGTTCGCAAGGACATGCACATGGATGTAGATGCTAAGTTGATGGATGTGGTCGGGGAAGCCCACCTTCCGCACCCCCTGCTGGGGTGTGGCGCCCCGTGTGGACCGGAGGATTACTGTGACTTCCAGAGGGAGCCGCCGCAGTGTGAGAAGTGTACCATGTGCCCACCTGGTTTCTTCCTGGTCTCCCAGTGCTCTCCCAATGCAGACAGAATATGCCAGGACAGAGACGAATGCCTTGAATTACCAAACCTATGTGAACAGGGAGTGAAGTGCCTCAACACTCCAG GAGGGTTCAGATGCCTGGGCATGTCGGAAAGGGAGGCTGCTGCTGGAGTATGTGGCCATGACTACTTCTACAACCAGGAGCTTCCGGAGTGCCAGGCTTGTTCTGACTGCAATGGAGAACCCATTGCCATCCCCTGTACACCCACCAGTGATTCTGTCTGTGGACCCTTCACAGACAACCTGATGTCCCAGTCCTGGGGCGCCACCGTGACCTTGCCCCCAGCCAGGGCCCCTGGCAGCCACATCTTCCCTGGCCTCCAGCTCAATGTGCAGAGCAAAGAAGCCAGCGACTTGCTATCCAACCACGCCGGCCGGCTATCCTTCCAGCAGCACGGCTTGATGTGGCTGGACCATAACTTTGCCCTAAAGCACAATTGCAGGAACTTCCTCCAGGTGGGCATGCGGCTCAACAGCAGTCAAGAGGAGGAGGGCCATGACCTCAGTGGGGTCCGCATTGAGCAGCCAGACGGGAAGTACTTCCAGGGAGTTAGCGTTAGTGGCAGCGCAGAGGTCGAGCCCAACCACATGCTGACACTGTTCCTGAAGAGTCCCAACCAGCATTGCAACCAGAGTAAGGACCTTCATGTCTACGAACTCAACGGGCCTTCCTTCAGCATGCTCTGGCTGTCCCACGATACTGGAGCCGTGGCCATGACAGCACAGATGTCAATGTCGGCCCACTACCAGACCAACTACCGTCCAACCTTCCGCATCACCTCCGTCTCTGACCCTTACATGGTGGGGTTGACCCACGACAGCCGCGGGGTGCGCTTCACAGAGAGTGGCGTGGTGAAATTTGTCCTACAGCAAGCGCTGTACTCCATGGGCCACACCTGCATCCGAGAGGGCTTCTCTCTGGTGGCCTACGCCAACCGCAATGGGACCAACCAGGAATTGATGCAGGCATTCAAGTCTGGCGTCAACTACAGGGACACATCCATCACCCTTTCTGGGGCTGTCAGGGTGGATAGTGGGCACTCGCTTAGTTTCGAGATCCTATCCCCATCCCAGTGTAATATCCGCTACTTTGGAGACAGTACTGGGATCAGTATACTGAGCCTTATCTGGATCCCTTCAGCTGTCTCCTCTGCTCTGACTGCCACAGTGTCCAGGACAGGCCTTCCCTCTGGAGTCGTCCGCAACAAAGCCCTCCTCTTCCAGCAGGTCAGCCCAGAATCAGACCAAGTGCGCTTGGCCCGTTCTGGGGAACCCAACGCCCAAAAGAACTTTGTCTTCCGGGGGGATGGGACAGCTAACGTGGCCCTCAACCTGAAGCTGATCCATTCGTGTAACGTGGTGAAGCTCACCCTGCACCGGCAGGGGGGCAGCGGGGAGGGTGGACAGGCTACACCCGTGGCCCAGCAGATGTCTGGGCACATGCCCGAGGGCAGCGAGTGGGCCAACGTGGGCCTGAGGGCCTCCTTCCAGGTCCAGAACGGTACAGCCATCTATGTGACACTGGACTGCGTACGTGGTCGTGTTAACCAGATCACCCACAAGGGAGGCACTAACATATCCATCCTCTGGGTGGCGTTGTGA